In the genome of Dermacentor andersoni chromosome 3, qqDerAnde1_hic_scaffold, whole genome shotgun sequence, one region contains:
- the LOC126544924 gene encoding uncharacterized protein isoform X3 — MIIITDIKHETNQKKNVLPRAALRRVSSHIGLQAVLNPLCAGRLRAVHQNNPMPVRISENTRRGEKAWMLVVHLLLCAAPSVCFSPILLLHNTKSGSAYCLLVVLSMWLLRLLPLPVATCLLSLLLFSLIDVHAQDAAAAADGFGVESVLLIACFSLFVAADSTTLSLRTALWLLGASGARIRPLVIVFMTASFLGALVLPDFLVALVLSSVLEKAVLHLRCKFVSQQFRSPSQLQNRRATLSPVHYERLVQEMDSILQRKIQCSPPQSDRDSPERSAAAATTRSRRERLTLPKMASVMSDICGRFTCGAAWAALKGQSSSADKSPNTTPPQTSDEQPTLVTLSVRPESTKSGSTPSTSTTPSPFEQRQPPAVASFRKGSPGARSSTPPSPSPGKMRRNSFPLSALTPNVTEHLSDLTTRRAERASTSELQRRRLLSDPWSQSRRSARSPSVASPTRVRPGGSFVGRGSSVVFPAEVAPEERESGSVTAENLAPHRRRGRRLSAIQQINYGDTADSRSSRKVLVPWNYSRDDLTRTSSRVSEDFETLSNDKMCFTIRKTIIIGVVMTSTLASACAKSTRALIAAGVPRLQERCCFAICLVATVACAVILFTSHAELVTCVTLAAFALVFGVPSVSGVPLRDVVAQLPWNIILIHGGSRWLSAALRDSGLAVWLVSSYTNERFRDMSATWQLLVLLAVASFVNEGGEQSGMLTAQLVPIISDMGAEAQRDPLFYVVPVAATCYLPVITPIAHLGLVFVYEHTTANVGEMVLLGLFLKVVTTTAFTLSSSSYFAFYPTSTNDTLTTFVTD; from the exons atgatcatcatcaccgACATAAAGCACGAGACAAACCAGAAGAAGAACGTGCTCCCACGCGCTGCACTGCGTCGAGTGTCGTCGCATATAGGCTTGCAAGCTGTCCTCAATCCTCTCTGTGCTGGTCGACTGCGAGCCGTCCACCAGAACAACCCGATGCCGGTGCGCATTTCAGAAAACACTCGGCGCGGCGAAAAGGCCTGGATGCTGGTGGTGCACCTCCTGCTATGTGCGGCTCCATCCGTCTGCTTCAGCCCGATCCTGCTGCTGCACAACACG AAGTCCGGGAGCGCGTACTGCCTGCTGGTGGTGCTCAGCATGTGGCTGCTGCGACTACTTCCGCTTCCAGTGGCGACGTGTCtgctctcgctgctgctgttTTCGCTGATTGACGTTCACGCACAGgacgctgccgccgccgcagacGGATTCGGG GTTGAGTCGGTGCTGCTCATCGCGTGCTTCTCGCTGTTCGTGGCCGCCGACTCGACGACCTTGTCCCTGCGCACGGCCCTGTGGCTCCTCGGCGCATCCGGGGCTCGCATACGGCCCCTCGTGATCGTTTTCATGACGGCTTCCTTCCTGGGCGCCCTGGTCCTGCCCGACTTCCTGGTGGCCCTGGTGCTCAGCTCGGTGCTCGAGAAAGCCGTGCTCCACCTGCGATGCAAGTTCGTCTCGCAGCAGTTTCGATCGCCGAGCCAG CTGCAAAATCGCCGGGCCACTCTGTCACCGGTCCACTACGAGCGCCTAGTGCAAGAGATGGACAGCATTTTGCAACGGAAGATCCAATGCTCACCGCCGCAGAGTGATAG GGACAGCCCCGAGAGGTCTGCCGccgcggcgaccacgcgcagtcGAAGGGAGCGCCTCACTCTGCCCAAAATGGCGTCCGTCATGTCGGACATCTGCGGCCGGTTCACGTGCGGCGCCGCCTGGGCTGCGCTGAAGGGCCAGAGCAGTTCGGCCGATAAGTCGCCCAACACGACTCCGCCGCAGACGAGCGACGAACAGCCCACGCTGGTGACGCTGTCGGTGCGTCCGGAATCCACCAAGTCGGGATCCACGCCTTCTACGTCGACGACGCCGTCTCCTTTCGAGCAGCGGCAGCCGCCGGCCGTCGCCTCGTTCCGCAAAGGCAGCCCCGGTGCTCGGAGctctacgccgccgtcgccgtctcCCGGCAAGATGCGAAGAAACTCGTTCCCGCTCTCCGCGCTGACGCCCAACGTTACCGAGCACCTGTCGGACCTGACGACTCGGAGGGCAGAGCGGGCCAGTACGAGCGAGCTGCAGCGCAGGAGACTCTTGTCGGATCCCTGGAGCCAGAGTCGCCGTTCTGCCAG GAGTCCGTCGGTGGCGAGTCCAACCCGAGTCCGACCCGGAGGCAGCTTTGTGGGCCGCGGCTCCAGCGTCGTGTTTCCCGCCGAAGTGGCGCCCGAGGAGCGCGAGTCGGGAAGCGTCACCGCCGAAAACTTGGCCCCTCACCGGCGCAGGGGACGGCGACTTTCCGCCATCCAGCAG ATTAACTACGGCGACACGGCCGACTCTCGGAGCTCAAGGAAAGTGTTGGTGCCTTGGAACTACTCCCGCGATGACCTGACCCGCACCTCGTCTC GTGTGTCAGAAGATTTCGAGACGCTCTCAAATGATAA GATGTGTTTCACCATCAGAAAGACCATTATCATCGGAGTCGTCATGACCTCGACGCTCGCATCAGCCTGCGCGAAGTCGACGAGGGCACTCATTGCAGCAGGTGTTCCCAG GTTACAGGAACGCTGCTGCTTCGCCATTTGCTTGGTCGCCACGGTCGCTTGCGCTGTCATACTATTCACGAG CCATGCCGAGTTGGTGACCTGCGTGACGCTGGCCGCGTTCGCCCTGGTGTTCGGCGTTCCCAGCGTCAGCGGCGTGCCCCTGCGTGACGTGGTCGCCCAGCTGCCCTGGAACATCATCCTCATTCACGGCGGCAGCCGCTGGCTATCGGCAGCGCTGAGG GACTCTGGGCTGGCAGTGTGGTTGGTGAGCAGCTACACGAACGAGCGATTTCGCGACATGTCGGCTACCTGGCAGCTGTTGGTGTTGCTGGCCGTCGCCTCGTTCGTCAACGAGGGCGGAGAGCAGTCTGGCATGCTCACCGCTCAGCTGGTGCCAATCATCTCGGACATG GGAGCCGAAGCACAGCGCGATCCGCTCTTCTACGTCGTACCCGTGGCCGCAACCTGTTACTTGCCCGTGATCACGCCCATCGCGCATCTCGGACTCGTCTTCGTCTACGAGCACACCACCGCCAACGTCGGCGAGATG GTGCTGCTCGGCCTTTTCCTCAAGGTAGTAA
- the LOC126544924 gene encoding uncharacterized protein isoform X1: MIIITDIKHETNQKKNVLPRAALRRVSSHIGLQAVLNPLCAGRLRAVHQNNPMPVRISENTRRGEKAWMLVVHLLLCAAPSVCFSPILLLHNTKSGSAYCLLVVLSMWLLRLLPLPVATCLLSLLLFSLIDVHAQDAAAAADGFGVESVLLIACFSLFVAADSTTLSLRTALWLLGASGARIRPLVIVFMTASFLGALVLPDFLVALVLSSVLEKAVLHLRCKFVSQQFRSPSQLQNRRATLSPVHYERLVQEMDSILQRKIQCSPPQSDRDSPERSAAAATTRSRRERLTLPKMASVMSDICGRFTCGAAWAALKGQSSSADKSPNTTPPQTSDEQPTLVTLSVRPESTKSGSTPSTSTTPSPFEQRQPPAVASFRKGSPGARSSTPPSPSPGKMRRNSFPLSALTPNVTEHLSDLTTRRAERASTSELQRRRLLSDPWSQSRRSARSPSVASPTRVRPGGSFVGRGSSVVFPAEVAPEERESGSVTAENLAPHRRRGRRLSAIQQINYGDTADSRSSRKVLVPWNYSRDDLTRTSSRVSEDFETLSNDKMCFTIRKTIIIGVVMTSTLASACAKSTRALIAAGVPRYSFKVSALVVLPVALCTTLLCWTALFFAYLSEYDELAPRSSALAIRDVMQAKLCSMGKIELQERCCFAICLVATVACAVILFTSHAELVTCVTLAAFALVFGVPSVSGVPLRDVVAQLPWNIILIHGGSRWLSAALRDSGLAVWLVSSYTNERFRDMSATWQLLVLLAVASFVNEGGEQSGMLTAQLVPIISDMGAEAQRDPLFYVVPVAATCYLPVITPIAHLGLVFVYEHTTANVGEMVLLGLFLKVVTTTAFTLSSSSYFAFYPTSTNDTLTTFVTD; this comes from the exons atgatcatcatcaccgACATAAAGCACGAGACAAACCAGAAGAAGAACGTGCTCCCACGCGCTGCACTGCGTCGAGTGTCGTCGCATATAGGCTTGCAAGCTGTCCTCAATCCTCTCTGTGCTGGTCGACTGCGAGCCGTCCACCAGAACAACCCGATGCCGGTGCGCATTTCAGAAAACACTCGGCGCGGCGAAAAGGCCTGGATGCTGGTGGTGCACCTCCTGCTATGTGCGGCTCCATCCGTCTGCTTCAGCCCGATCCTGCTGCTGCACAACACG AAGTCCGGGAGCGCGTACTGCCTGCTGGTGGTGCTCAGCATGTGGCTGCTGCGACTACTTCCGCTTCCAGTGGCGACGTGTCtgctctcgctgctgctgttTTCGCTGATTGACGTTCACGCACAGgacgctgccgccgccgcagacGGATTCGGG GTTGAGTCGGTGCTGCTCATCGCGTGCTTCTCGCTGTTCGTGGCCGCCGACTCGACGACCTTGTCCCTGCGCACGGCCCTGTGGCTCCTCGGCGCATCCGGGGCTCGCATACGGCCCCTCGTGATCGTTTTCATGACGGCTTCCTTCCTGGGCGCCCTGGTCCTGCCCGACTTCCTGGTGGCCCTGGTGCTCAGCTCGGTGCTCGAGAAAGCCGTGCTCCACCTGCGATGCAAGTTCGTCTCGCAGCAGTTTCGATCGCCGAGCCAG CTGCAAAATCGCCGGGCCACTCTGTCACCGGTCCACTACGAGCGCCTAGTGCAAGAGATGGACAGCATTTTGCAACGGAAGATCCAATGCTCACCGCCGCAGAGTGATAG GGACAGCCCCGAGAGGTCTGCCGccgcggcgaccacgcgcagtcGAAGGGAGCGCCTCACTCTGCCCAAAATGGCGTCCGTCATGTCGGACATCTGCGGCCGGTTCACGTGCGGCGCCGCCTGGGCTGCGCTGAAGGGCCAGAGCAGTTCGGCCGATAAGTCGCCCAACACGACTCCGCCGCAGACGAGCGACGAACAGCCCACGCTGGTGACGCTGTCGGTGCGTCCGGAATCCACCAAGTCGGGATCCACGCCTTCTACGTCGACGACGCCGTCTCCTTTCGAGCAGCGGCAGCCGCCGGCCGTCGCCTCGTTCCGCAAAGGCAGCCCCGGTGCTCGGAGctctacgccgccgtcgccgtctcCCGGCAAGATGCGAAGAAACTCGTTCCCGCTCTCCGCGCTGACGCCCAACGTTACCGAGCACCTGTCGGACCTGACGACTCGGAGGGCAGAGCGGGCCAGTACGAGCGAGCTGCAGCGCAGGAGACTCTTGTCGGATCCCTGGAGCCAGAGTCGCCGTTCTGCCAG GAGTCCGTCGGTGGCGAGTCCAACCCGAGTCCGACCCGGAGGCAGCTTTGTGGGCCGCGGCTCCAGCGTCGTGTTTCCCGCCGAAGTGGCGCCCGAGGAGCGCGAGTCGGGAAGCGTCACCGCCGAAAACTTGGCCCCTCACCGGCGCAGGGGACGGCGACTTTCCGCCATCCAGCAG ATTAACTACGGCGACACGGCCGACTCTCGGAGCTCAAGGAAAGTGTTGGTGCCTTGGAACTACTCCCGCGATGACCTGACCCGCACCTCGTCTC GTGTGTCAGAAGATTTCGAGACGCTCTCAAATGATAA GATGTGTTTCACCATCAGAAAGACCATTATCATCGGAGTCGTCATGACCTCGACGCTCGCATCAGCCTGCGCGAAGTCGACGAGGGCACTCATTGCAGCAGGTGTTCCCAG GTACTCTTTCAAGGTGAGCGCGCTGGTTGTGCTACCCGTGGCACTGTGCACCACACTCCTCTGTTGGACGGCGCTGTTCTTCGCGTACCTCAGCGAATA TGACGAACTCGCACCGCGATCATCCGCCCTCGCCATTCGTGACGTAATGCAAGCGAAACTGTGCAGCATGGGCAAGATCGA GTTACAGGAACGCTGCTGCTTCGCCATTTGCTTGGTCGCCACGGTCGCTTGCGCTGTCATACTATTCACGAG CCATGCCGAGTTGGTGACCTGCGTGACGCTGGCCGCGTTCGCCCTGGTGTTCGGCGTTCCCAGCGTCAGCGGCGTGCCCCTGCGTGACGTGGTCGCCCAGCTGCCCTGGAACATCATCCTCATTCACGGCGGCAGCCGCTGGCTATCGGCAGCGCTGAGG GACTCTGGGCTGGCAGTGTGGTTGGTGAGCAGCTACACGAACGAGCGATTTCGCGACATGTCGGCTACCTGGCAGCTGTTGGTGTTGCTGGCCGTCGCCTCGTTCGTCAACGAGGGCGGAGAGCAGTCTGGCATGCTCACCGCTCAGCTGGTGCCAATCATCTCGGACATG GGAGCCGAAGCACAGCGCGATCCGCTCTTCTACGTCGTACCCGTGGCCGCAACCTGTTACTTGCCCGTGATCACGCCCATCGCGCATCTCGGACTCGTCTTCGTCTACGAGCACACCACCGCCAACGTCGGCGAGATG GTGCTGCTCGGCCTTTTCCTCAAGGTAGTAA
- the LOC126544924 gene encoding uncharacterized protein isoform X2: MIIITDIKHETNQKKNVLPRAALRRVSSHIGLQAVLNPLCAGRLRAVHQNNPMPVRISENTRRGEKAWMLVVHLLLCAAPSVCFSPILLLHNTKSGSAYCLLVVLSMWLLRLLPLPVATCLLSLLLFSLIDVHAQDAAAAADGFGVESVLLIACFSLFVAADSTTLSLRTALWLLGASGARIRPLVIVFMTASFLGALVLPDFLVALVLSSVLEKAVLHLRCKFVSQQFRSPSQLQNRRATLSPVHYERLVQEMDSILQRKIQCSPPQSDRDSPERSAAAATTRSRRERLTLPKMASVMSDICGRFTCGAAWAALKGQSSSADKSPNTTPPQTSDEQPTLVTLSVRPESTKSGSTPSTSTTPSPFEQRQPPAVASFRKGSPGARSSTPPSPSPGKMRRNSFPLSALTPNVTEHLSDLTTRRAERASTSELQRRRLLSDPWSQSRRSARSPSVASPTRVRPGGSFVGRGSSVVFPAEVAPEERESGSVTAENLAPHRRRGRRLSAIQQINYGDTADSRSSRKVLVPWNYSRDDLTRTSSRVSEDFETLSNDKMCFTIRKTIIIGVVMTSTLASACAKSTRALIAAGVPRYSFKVSALVVLPVALCTTLLCWTALFFAYLSEYDELAPRSSALAIRDVMQAKLCSMGKIELQERCCFAICLVATVACAVILFTSHAELVTCVTLAAFALVFGVPSVSGVPLRDVVAQLPWNIILIHGGSRWLSAALRDSGLAVWLVSSYTNERFRDMSATWQLLVLLAVASFVNEGGEQSGMLTAQLVPIISDMVLLGLFLKVVTTTAFTLSSSSYFAFYPTSTNDTLTTFVTD; this comes from the exons atgatcatcatcaccgACATAAAGCACGAGACAAACCAGAAGAAGAACGTGCTCCCACGCGCTGCACTGCGTCGAGTGTCGTCGCATATAGGCTTGCAAGCTGTCCTCAATCCTCTCTGTGCTGGTCGACTGCGAGCCGTCCACCAGAACAACCCGATGCCGGTGCGCATTTCAGAAAACACTCGGCGCGGCGAAAAGGCCTGGATGCTGGTGGTGCACCTCCTGCTATGTGCGGCTCCATCCGTCTGCTTCAGCCCGATCCTGCTGCTGCACAACACG AAGTCCGGGAGCGCGTACTGCCTGCTGGTGGTGCTCAGCATGTGGCTGCTGCGACTACTTCCGCTTCCAGTGGCGACGTGTCtgctctcgctgctgctgttTTCGCTGATTGACGTTCACGCACAGgacgctgccgccgccgcagacGGATTCGGG GTTGAGTCGGTGCTGCTCATCGCGTGCTTCTCGCTGTTCGTGGCCGCCGACTCGACGACCTTGTCCCTGCGCACGGCCCTGTGGCTCCTCGGCGCATCCGGGGCTCGCATACGGCCCCTCGTGATCGTTTTCATGACGGCTTCCTTCCTGGGCGCCCTGGTCCTGCCCGACTTCCTGGTGGCCCTGGTGCTCAGCTCGGTGCTCGAGAAAGCCGTGCTCCACCTGCGATGCAAGTTCGTCTCGCAGCAGTTTCGATCGCCGAGCCAG CTGCAAAATCGCCGGGCCACTCTGTCACCGGTCCACTACGAGCGCCTAGTGCAAGAGATGGACAGCATTTTGCAACGGAAGATCCAATGCTCACCGCCGCAGAGTGATAG GGACAGCCCCGAGAGGTCTGCCGccgcggcgaccacgcgcagtcGAAGGGAGCGCCTCACTCTGCCCAAAATGGCGTCCGTCATGTCGGACATCTGCGGCCGGTTCACGTGCGGCGCCGCCTGGGCTGCGCTGAAGGGCCAGAGCAGTTCGGCCGATAAGTCGCCCAACACGACTCCGCCGCAGACGAGCGACGAACAGCCCACGCTGGTGACGCTGTCGGTGCGTCCGGAATCCACCAAGTCGGGATCCACGCCTTCTACGTCGACGACGCCGTCTCCTTTCGAGCAGCGGCAGCCGCCGGCCGTCGCCTCGTTCCGCAAAGGCAGCCCCGGTGCTCGGAGctctacgccgccgtcgccgtctcCCGGCAAGATGCGAAGAAACTCGTTCCCGCTCTCCGCGCTGACGCCCAACGTTACCGAGCACCTGTCGGACCTGACGACTCGGAGGGCAGAGCGGGCCAGTACGAGCGAGCTGCAGCGCAGGAGACTCTTGTCGGATCCCTGGAGCCAGAGTCGCCGTTCTGCCAG GAGTCCGTCGGTGGCGAGTCCAACCCGAGTCCGACCCGGAGGCAGCTTTGTGGGCCGCGGCTCCAGCGTCGTGTTTCCCGCCGAAGTGGCGCCCGAGGAGCGCGAGTCGGGAAGCGTCACCGCCGAAAACTTGGCCCCTCACCGGCGCAGGGGACGGCGACTTTCCGCCATCCAGCAG ATTAACTACGGCGACACGGCCGACTCTCGGAGCTCAAGGAAAGTGTTGGTGCCTTGGAACTACTCCCGCGATGACCTGACCCGCACCTCGTCTC GTGTGTCAGAAGATTTCGAGACGCTCTCAAATGATAA GATGTGTTTCACCATCAGAAAGACCATTATCATCGGAGTCGTCATGACCTCGACGCTCGCATCAGCCTGCGCGAAGTCGACGAGGGCACTCATTGCAGCAGGTGTTCCCAG GTACTCTTTCAAGGTGAGCGCGCTGGTTGTGCTACCCGTGGCACTGTGCACCACACTCCTCTGTTGGACGGCGCTGTTCTTCGCGTACCTCAGCGAATA TGACGAACTCGCACCGCGATCATCCGCCCTCGCCATTCGTGACGTAATGCAAGCGAAACTGTGCAGCATGGGCAAGATCGA GTTACAGGAACGCTGCTGCTTCGCCATTTGCTTGGTCGCCACGGTCGCTTGCGCTGTCATACTATTCACGAG CCATGCCGAGTTGGTGACCTGCGTGACGCTGGCCGCGTTCGCCCTGGTGTTCGGCGTTCCCAGCGTCAGCGGCGTGCCCCTGCGTGACGTGGTCGCCCAGCTGCCCTGGAACATCATCCTCATTCACGGCGGCAGCCGCTGGCTATCGGCAGCGCTGAGG GACTCTGGGCTGGCAGTGTGGTTGGTGAGCAGCTACACGAACGAGCGATTTCGCGACATGTCGGCTACCTGGCAGCTGTTGGTGTTGCTGGCCGTCGCCTCGTTCGTCAACGAGGGCGGAGAGCAGTCTGGCATGCTCACCGCTCAGCTGGTGCCAATCATCTCGGACATG GTGCTGCTCGGCCTTTTCCTCAAGGTAGTAA